From the Lysinibacillus fusiformis genome, the window TTAATGGCACCATACAATTACAGAATGGGGCTAGTGATTTAACGAATGCTTTACAGGGATTAACGAATGGCTTAGACAATGCAACAAATGGTTCTACCGATTTAATTGACGGAGCAGCAGCCTTAGAAGCGGGACTTGGGGAGCTTCAACAAGGACTCAATCAATTACAAACCTCCTATCAACAAATTGATACAGGCTTTCAACAATATCGTCCAGTTTTTTCTCAAATCGAGCAGCTAATCACGTCCTCTAAACAAGCATTTGAAGGTATTTTAGCGGCCATGAATGCATATGTCCAAGCAAACCCGGAAGCAGCAGATGATGACCATATCCAAACAACTATAAATACTGCCCAGCAGGGAATAAGTTCGCTCAATGCATTAGATATTGCATCGCTGTCAGCCCAATATAATCAATTAACACAGGCTTTCGGGCAAGCCAATAGTTCCTTAGCTAATGCCCAATCAGCAATTGTGACATTAAAAGCAGGCGCTCGTGCCCTAAAAAGTGGTGTCAATGATTTATCGCAAGGAATAGGGACAGCCGCACAAGGAGCCAATCAAATAACGGCTGGTTCTCACAATTTAACCAATGGATTAGCTGAGGTAAAAGCAGGGCAACAGCAATTACAACAACATTTAAACAGCCTACAGGATAGCATGGTGGAACTGCGCAATGGATTAGGCGAAGGAGCAGAAGGGCTAGAAGACATCTACGCAGGATTAGATGATGCAAATGGCTATTTACATGAATTGTCAAACAAAGAAACGGGAACATTTTTTGTGCCAACAGAGGTGTTACAGGGTGAATTCCAGGAAAGCTTAAATGCCTATATGACAGATGATCGTCATGCCGCAACCTTCATGATTATTTTGGAGGTCAATCCCTATAAGGAAGAAGCCATGACGATGATGCGTGACATCAAGCATCGAGTGGACAGCTATGTGGAAAGTTCTGTATTGCAGCAAGCAGACGTCTATTTAACAGGTAAAACAATGAGTAATATCGATTTACAAGAAATTTCTTCAGCTGACTTTATACGAAGTGCAGTACTGATGCTTGCTGGCATTAGCGTGATTTTATGGTTGATCACACGCTCATTTTTACAAACGCTTATTATTAATGCCAGCTTATTAATCGCTACATTTGCCAGCCTTGGCTTAACTGAAATGATAGCGAAGCAGCTGCTAGGTTATGACATGCTTAGCTGGAATGTACCATTCTTTACGTACATTATGATTGTCTCACTTGGTGTGGATTACTCCATCTTCTTGATGATGCGCTATAACGAAACAGCACAAGCAGGGCTGAAGGAAATTATTCCGACAAGCCTACAGATGGGAAGTGTTATTTTAGCTGCGGCTGTTATTTTAGGTGGCACATTTGCTGCATTAATGCCATCGGGCGTTATTACGCTGATTCAGGTAGCGATGGCAGTGATTATTGGATTAGTGATCTTGACGTTTATGATGATGCCAATCTTTATTCCAGCTTGGTTTGGGCTTGCTGACAAAATAAAGCTACTCCTAGCAAACAGAAAAGAAAACAATCAGTAACGTTCATATATTTTTTTAGAATAGAAAAATTACTATTATATGAAATGAAAATGTGGATTTGGCATTTTCCAAATCCACATTTTAGCTAGAGTCTATTCCAAATAAACATAAATTGAGCTGCATCCGATTCGAGGGCAATTTGATGATAATCAGTTGATTCATCATCTGTAATCAAACGCCCTTTTTGCACATTTAAAATGGCATGTTTAACCGAATCAGGATGTTCAATCGCATAGTGGGAGTCTTTTAGAAGAGTGAGGGCAGATCGACATTTATGTTTATCAATACGCTCATTTTTTCCTTTAAAATACAGCTTAATCAAATAGGGCACATCGTCAATGATTAAGCCAAGCTCAGGATTGGAACGAACGATTAAATCGTCACAATACCAATTCGCCTTCCCTGGTTCAAACCACTGAACATGTTTATTTTTTAAGAATTTTATATAGGCTTTAACGGCTTCCTGGTAATTTTTCTGGCGTGCAGGAAGGGCGTTATCCACAATGTCGAGTAAATAGGCATCATTAAAGCGTTGTTCATGATATTTTTTTAATCCATCACGCAATGCTTTCCAATAATCTTTTATTGGATGGTACTCTCCCTGATATTTTATATCCTTCACAAACTTTGTCTTAGCTGCACTTCCCTTCATTGTGAAGTCTGTAAATTGTGTTAAACCAATGGATGGCTTTGTGAGAGTCGTCATTTTTCCATCACCCTTCTTTTATCTATAGATTAGTATTATATTGGAAAGGGTACATGTATATGATCGAAGGGCTAGTAAGCAATCAACGCCTAACAGTGTTCTATCACAATAAGAAAATTAGTTTTTAAAAAAAATATATTTCGATATGTTTTGACTGGGAATATAAATAGCTCAAAAAATATTTAGGTGGAATAGAAATGGCTAACAAGCAAAACAATCGCAACAGAAACAACAATGAAAACATGACTGTCGAAGAAGCGGGACGTAAAGGCGGCGAGGCTACGTCTAAAAATCATGGACATGAATTTTATGAAGAAAATGGTCGCAAAGATGGAGAAGCTACGGCTGATAACCACGGCGAAGAATTTTATGGCGAGATAGGCCGTAAAGGTGGAGAGGCACGCAGCAAACAGCGTAGTCAGGACTCCAATGGCAACCAAAATCGTCGACATAACAATAATAACTAATCACATTTAAATAGGTTGAAACCCTTCACACACAAGGCGTTTGTAGTTTTTCACTACAGGCGCCTTTTTTGTTGTTAAGTTCCTCTCAATCCACAGGATAAATTTGTTGAATTTCTCCTAATGGTAGTATATATTTAATCCGCTTCTACTTGTTTTCAGAGGAAATGAGGATAGAGAGAATGACACAACATAAAGAAAAAGAACGATTGCAGGTAATTCAATCCGTCGTGCAGGCTGTGAACATGACGGTCAAGATAAAACAAGATGATTCAGGTATGAATATGAGCTATAACTTTATTGGTGATTATGTAGGTTTTGATGCGAAACGACTAGTAGAGGCAAGAAATGAGCTAATGCTCCCAACTTCACTTGAAGTGTATGTCAAAACAATGACCCTACATGAGCTAGGTCATGCTGTGGATCGAGAAGCATTACAGGCATCTCTTCCATGTACAATGGAAATCTTTACGATGAAAAAGCAACATGCCTTAAAAGAAATATATCGTCAGGAACATCTATTAGCCATGCTGATTGAAGAACATGAAATGAATCGGCAATTTGAGCAAACGGCCTGGACGAATGCATGGATGCTGAATCATACACATCATCTCGTTCCTGAAAAGGACTTTCACTATATCAAACAGCATAGCCTAGCGACCTATCAGAAATTATACGACCAAGATTTACAAGCGTATCACCATCTTTTGAACCAACAGATGGTGCCATTAGTTTAGCTAGAAATAATCATTTCATACCGTCCTGGGAATAGATCAAACCAAATAGGGCAATGTAATACTACTTGGAGGTGATCATTTTGACAAAGGGCAAACAATATAAACGTCAGTCAGAGTTGGCGGAATTAGCGACAGATTTAAGTCCAGATGATTTAGATGTGCGCGAAGAAAATGCTTTAACACAAGAGCAAAAGAAAAATTCGAACGAAGGGAATCGTTCAAAAAAATCCGCCACACGCAAATCGCAATCATAACAAGAACACCACAATCATTTTGGATTGTGGTGTTCTTTTATCAAGCATAGAGAAGACAAAGCCATCGCCACTTTTACATAGAACTATACTACCGAGCGTTGATTTAATGTTACAATTTATAGAATGAATGAAAAGAGTTGGAATAAATGATTATATTTATCGTGTTTGTTGGCGTGGTCGTTGTCATAGGCATCGTCAGTAATGCAAATAAAAATCACAGCAAATCAAACGAGCACAGCCACCACATCCATTCCACAAACGATTTTTCAACAAACGATGCACATCTTTCCTCCCAAGACAGCCAACAGTGTACTGATTCTAGTGCTACAACGAGTGACTCATCCTGTGGCTCCGGCGGGGAATGAAGGTGACCGCTCTGGAAAAGTGGTTGGAGTGCTCCAAAATAAGGGGAAGCCGTTCCTAAATGTGGTAGAAGTGATCCTAAGTAAGGGAAAGCCGCTCCTAAATGTGGTAGAAGTGATCCAAAATAAGGAGAAACCGCTCCTAAATGTGGTAGAGGTGATCTAACTAAGGGAGATCCCGCTCCAAAATGTGGTAGAAGTGATCAAAAATAAGGGAAAACCGCTCTAAATGTGGTAGAAGTGATCCAAAATAAGGGGAAGCCGCTCCTAAATGTGGTAGAAGTGATCCAAAATAAGAAGAACCCGCTCCAAAAAGAGTCCAAAGTGATCCAAAATAAGGAGATCCCGCTCCAAAGCAAGTCCAAGGTGATCCAAAATGAGAAGAAGCCGCTCTAAAGTGAGTCCAAGGTGATCTAAAATAAGGAGATCCCGCTCCAAAGTGAGGTCAAAGTGATCTAACTGGGGAGCCGCCTCGAAAGTGATGCCGAAGTGATCCAACTAAGGGAGACCGCGCTCCAAAGTAAGGCTAAAGTGATTCAAAATAAGGAGAAGCCGCTCCAAAAAGAGTCCAAAGTGATCCAAAATAAGAAGGAGCCGCTCTAAAGAGAGTCCAAGGTGATCCAAAATGAGAAGAAGCCGCTCTAAAGAGAGTCCAAGGTGATCTAAAATAAGGAGAACCCGCTCCAAAGCAAGTCCAAGGTGATCCAAAATGAGAAGAAGCCGCTCTAAAGTGAGTCCAAGGTGATCTAAAATAAGGAGATCCCGCTCCAAAGTGAGGTCAAAGTGATCTAACTGGGGAGCCGCCTCGAAAGTGATGCCGAAGTGATCCAACTAAGGGAGACCGCGCTCCAAAGTAAGGCTAAAGTGATTCAAAATAAGGAGAAGCCGCTCCAAAAAGAGTCCAAAGTGATCCAAAATAAGAAGGAGCCGCTCTAAAGAGAGTCCAAGGTGATCCAAAATGAGAAGAAGCCGCTCTAAAGAGAGTCCAAGGTGATCTAAAATAAGGAGAACCCGCTCCAAAGCAAGTCCAAGGTGATCCAAAATGAGAAGAAGCCGCTCTAAAGTGAGTCCAAGGTGATCTAAAATAAGGAGATCCCGCTCCAAAGTGAGGTCAAAGTGATCTAACTGGGGAGCCGCCTCGAAAGTGATGCCGAAGTGATCCAACTAAGGGAGACCGCGCTCCAAAGTAAGGCTAAAGTGATTCAAAATAAGGAGAAGCCGCTCCAAAAAGAGTCCAAAGTGATCCAAAATAAGAAGGAGCCGCTCTAAAGAGAGTCCAAGGTGATCCAAAATGAGAAGAAGCCGCTCTAAAGAGAGTCCAAGGTGATCTAAAATAAGGAGAACCCGCTCCAAAGTGAGGTCAAAGTGATCTAACTGGGGAGCCGCCTCGAAAGTGATGCCGAAGTGATTCAACTAAGGGAGACCTCGCTCCAAAGTAAGTCCAAGGTGATCCAAAATGAGAAGAAGCCGCTCCAAAGAGAGTCCAAGGTGATCCAAAATAAGAAGGAGCCGCTCTAAAGAGAGTCTAAGATGATTCAATTAAGGAAGAAGTCGCTTCAAAGTGAGTAAAAGGTGATCCAAAATAAGAAGAACCCGCTCATAAGTGAGTCCAAAGTGATCCAAAATAAGAAGAACCCGCTCATAGTGGGTCCAAAATGATCCAACTAAGGAAGAAACCGCTCCAAAGTGGATTATAGGTGATCCAAAAGAAGAGGAGATCAGCTTGTCTCGGATCTCTTCTATCGTACATATTTGAATGGATATTTTTCATCGCCTCACAAATATCTACATCTGTTGAAAAGAACGGAATAGATTCAGCATCCTCGACTAAGGTTTGGTGCGTCATTGTACTTTTGGAGGACAATCTCTAGCCCAATAAATAAGAAGCTATTTACTATTCAGTATTTTTTCAGCTAAACAAATAGCGAAAATAAGGCAACAGGCGTAAGATAGAGTAATAGATAGAGAGAATTTGGAGGTAATAGTAGAGATGATACGATTCGAAAATGATTATGCAGAGGGTGCCCATCCACAGATTTTGCAACGATTAGTGGCCACAAATGAAGAACAAACACCGGGCTATGGTATGGACGAGCATTGTGAACAAGCAAGAGCCTCTATTAAAAAAGCCATTGCAGCGGAGCAGGCAGACATTCACTTTTTAGTTGGTGGTACGCAAACGAATACAATCGTTATTGCGTCTATTTTAAGGCCGCATCAGGGCGTTATTGCTGCAAGTACGGGGCATATTGCGGTGCATGAAACGGGTGCCATTGAGGCAACGGGTCATAAGGTGCTGACATTGCCTAGCGATGATGGTAAACTAA encodes:
- a CDS encoding MMPL family transporter, with the translated sequence MKKSWILSPVFWVITVIVMLMVMPNLEKLVLDKGQITLPSDLESVIGTELLNDIQNEGKDTYSFVYVFHQDKGLTAADYSAIEGVLHHLNTKKLHITNALFHTDSEQAANQLVSKDHTTVMAQLSIDRKIGTASEAAALLKAEVKDLSVDTYVTGADIVMDDFSSTTQEGVKKTEIIAVVFIIAILVIIFRSPIIPFISLLTVGVAYAVSLSIIALLANYWNFPFSNFTQVFLVVILFGIGTDYNILLFTRFKEELANTNHVLKAIQNTYKTAGKTVLLSSSSVLIGFTVLYFSKFSLYQSVSGIAIGICVLLAVLMTLNPFFMGLLGFKLFWPSKAIAGHTENKLWGFLAKNAFARPFVGIIFACILTLPFIYHYAGELNYNDLVEIDDKYESKQAISLIEKHYEPGMSAPATLVIQQKESLASTDYLRALDELTGIIANTPGVAKVYSPTRPEGERIADLYVNEQANTLKGGLGEAQEGVGSIQKGLQDATNQLSEEQDVSGVQNLINGTIQLQNGASDLTNALQGLTNGLDNATNGSTDLIDGAAALEAGLGELQQGLNQLQTSYQQIDTGFQQYRPVFSQIEQLITSSKQAFEGILAAMNAYVQANPEAADDDHIQTTINTAQQGISSLNALDIASLSAQYNQLTQAFGQANSSLANAQSAIVTLKAGARALKSGVNDLSQGIGTAAQGANQITAGSHNLTNGLAEVKAGQQQLQQHLNSLQDSMVELRNGLGEGAEGLEDIYAGLDDANGYLHELSNKETGTFFVPTEVLQGEFQESLNAYMTDDRHAATFMIILEVNPYKEEAMTMMRDIKHRVDSYVESSVLQQADVYLTGKTMSNIDLQEISSADFIRSAVLMLAGISVILWLITRSFLQTLIINASLLIATFASLGLTEMIAKQLLGYDMLSWNVPFFTYIMIVSLGVDYSIFLMMRYNETAQAGLKEIIPTSLQMGSVILAAAVILGGTFAALMPSGVITLIQVAMAVIIGLVILTFMMMPIFIPAWFGLADKIKLLLANRKENNQ
- a CDS encoding general stress protein, whose translation is MANKQNNRNRNNNENMTVEEAGRKGGEATSKNHGHEFYEENGRKDGEATADNHGEEFYGEIGRKGGEARSKQRSQDSNGNQNRRHNNNN
- a CDS encoding integrase, which gives rise to MTQHKEKERLQVIQSVVQAVNMTVKIKQDDSGMNMSYNFIGDYVGFDAKRLVEARNELMLPTSLEVYVKTMTLHELGHAVDREALQASLPCTMEIFTMKKQHALKEIYRQEHLLAMLIEEHEMNRQFEQTAWTNAWMLNHTHHLVPEKDFHYIKQHSLATYQKLYDQDLQAYHHLLNQQMVPLV